In Gemmatimonadaceae bacterium, the genomic window ACGCTGGTGCCGAGCGAGAGCGACGGCGCGGGCGCAGACACAGCCTGACGTGACACCATGATCACGGGAGCAAAAGAGGGATCGGCGACCAGAGCACCGGCATCGCCACCTACGGATAGATTTGGCACGAGTGTCACCGAGACCGCCAGCAGGCCAGGCCGGCGCCACAGGCGGGCGACGTCCTGAGACAGCTGCCTCACCGATGGAGCCGTCACATGCGCACGTTCCTGTCCGGATACTCGGTGGCGAGCGTCGCTGCGGCGCTGGTCGTCGGCTGCACGCTGTCCGCCCAGCCGACCCCCTTCGACATCGTCATCCGCGGCGGCCGCGTGCTCGACCCCGAGTCGGGGCTCGACGCCATCCGGGCCATCGGCATCCGCGGCGGGCGCATCGCGGCGATCAGCACCGGGGCGCTCACGGGGCGGCGCGTGATCGACGCCCGCGGGCTCGTCGTCTCACCCGGCTTCATCGACCTCCACTCGCACGGCCAGGACGACGAGAACTACCGCGTGATGGCGATGGATGGCGTCACCACCGCGCTGGAGCTCGAGGCCGGCACCGCCGACGTGGCGAAGTTCTATGCCGACCGCGCGGGACGGGCGCTGATCAACTTCGGTGCCGCCGCCAGCCACATCAAGGCGCGCATGACGGTGCTGCACGACGCCGGCATCGCGAGCAACACGCTCCTCCCGCTCGACTCGGCCGGCTACGTCGTCGCCACGGCGGCGCAGGTGGCGGAGATGCGCCGCTTCATCGAGCGGGGACTCGACGCCGGCGGGCTGGGCGTGGGCATGGGACTGCAGTACACGCCGGCCGCCACGCGGCAGGAGGTGCTCGAGGCGTTCCGCAGTGCCGCCAGCCGCGCGGCGCCGGTGTTCGTGCACACACGCTCGTGGGGGGATGCGGAACCGGGCAGCTCGGTGGAGAGCTACCTCGAGGTGATCGGCGCCAGCGCGATCACCGGCGCACCGCTGCATATCGTGCACCTGAACAGCACCAGCCTGTCCAACACCCCACACACGCTCGCGATGGTGGCCGAGGCACGGCAGCGCGGCCTGGACGTGACGACGGAGGCGTACCCGTACGTGGCCGGTGCGACGGAGCTCTCGTCGCCGCTGCTCGACCGGTACATGAACGCGCCCGACAGCGTCTTCGGCTCGCTGATGCTGGTGCGCACCGGCGAGCGCCTGACCCGGGAGACCTTCCTGCGCAACCGGAAGAATCCCGGTGAGAAGGTCATCCTGTTCGTGAACACGCCGGCGATGGAGGCGATGGCGATCACGAGTCCCCTGACCGCGATTGCCAGCGACGGGCGGATCGAGGACGGCAAGGGACATCCGCGCACCGCGGGCACCTTCGCACGGGTGCTCGGCCACTATGTGCGTGAGACGCAGCAACTCACGCTGATGCAGGCCGTGACGAAGATGACGCTCCTGCCGGCGCGGCGGCTCGAGCGGCGGGCGCCCGTGTTCCGTGGCAAGGGACGGCTCCGGGTGGGGGCCGATGCCGACATCGCCGTGTTCGATCCCGCCACGGTGATCGACCGCGCGACGTACGCGCAGCCGGCGCTGCCCTCTGCCGGGTTCCGGTTCGTGCTGGTCCACGGTGTGCCCGTCGTGTCCGACGGGGCACTGGTCTCCGGTGTGTTTCCCGGTCGCGGGGCGCGCGCGCCGGAGCGCTGACGGACGCGGGTACATTCCGGCATGCCCGGACGGACCCGCACCCCGCACGCGACCGCGACCATCAGCACGCCCGAGTCCCGCGCGGCCGACGCCGCGGCGTTCGTGCGCAGGTATCGCTGGCTGATCCTGCTCGGCCTGATCACGGCGGCGATCATGGAGGTGCTGGACACCACCATCGTCAACGTCGCGCTGCCGCAGATGGCCGGCAACCTGAGTGCGACGCAGCAGGAGATCGGCTGGGTCAGCACCGGCTACATCCTCGCGAACGTGATCTTCCTGCCGATGACGGCGTTCTTCGCGTCCCGGTTCGGGCGGCGGCGCTACCTGACGGCATCGATCCTGCTGTTCATCGTCGCCTCGGTGGCGTGCGGCTTCTCGACCTCGCTGATCCAGCTGGTGTTCTGGCGCATCGTGCAGGGCGCCGGCGGCGCCGCGCTGCTCTCCACCGCACAGGCCACGCTGCGCCAGATCTTCCCGAAGGAGGAGCAGGGCCTGGTGCAGGCGGTGTTCATGCTCGGCGTGATCGTGGCCCCGACGCTTGGCCCCACCCTTGGCGGGTGGATCACCGACAACTACACCTGGAACTGGTGTTTCTTCATCAACCTGCCCATCGGCATCGTGTCGATGTTTCTGGTGAGCAGCTTCCTGCGCGACCCACCGGACCAGCAGGCGCACACCGGTGACGTGGACTGGCTTGGCATCGCGCTGCTGTCCGTCGGCGTGGGCTGCCTGCAGTACGTGCTGGAGGAGGGCAACGCGAAGGACTGGTTCGAGGATGGCCTCATCGTGCGCCTCTCGGTCGTGGCGGCGGTGTCGATCGGCACGATGCTCTGGTGGGAGCTGCACCCGCGCAACACGCACCCGGTGGTGAACTTCCGGGTGCTGAAGAACCGGCAGCTGTCATCGTCGCTGTTCCTGTTCATCGCACTCGGGTTCGGGCTCTACGGCGGCGTGTTCCTGTTCCCGCTGTTCGCGCAGGGCATCCTGCACTTCACGCCGACCGAGACCGGTCTGGTGATGCTGCCAGGCGGCCTGGCCACGATGGCCAGTGCGCTGCTGTGCGGTGCCCTGCTCAACGGCGCGAAGCCCAAGGCCGACCCGCGGGTGCTGATCGCCCTCGGCGTGCTGCTCTTCGCGATCTCGATGTGGCAGATGGGGTCACTCACGACCGCCGCCGGCGCCGATGACGTACAGACGGCGCTGCTGATCCGCGGCTTCGGCCTGGGCCTGCTGTTCGTGCCGATCAACAGCGTCGCCTACGCCAGTATCAAGCCGAGCGAGGCACAGCAGGCGGCGGGGCTGATCAACCTCTCGCGCCAGCTTGGCGGCGCCTTCGGCATCGCGGTGCTGGCCAACCAGGTGGCCAAGCACACCGCCATCCATCGCGGCGACCTGATCGCCTCGGTCACCGCCGGTGGCCTGCTGGCCGAGGAACGGGTGCGGATGATGGCGCAGGCATTCCTCTCGCGCGGCATGGATGCGCAGGCCGCGCACCAGGCGGCGCTCTCGGCGCTCAACGGGCAGGTGCAGCGCCAGGCGATGATGCTCAGCTTCAACGACGCGTGGTTCTTCGTGCTGCTGGTGTTCCTGCTGGTGTCGCCGTCGATCCTGCTGCTGCGGAAGCCGGGCGCAGGACCGAAGCCGGTCGTCGAGGCGCACTGACCCGACGGCTCGAGCGCAGTCTGGCATCGTGAACGGCTCTGAGGCGCACTGACCCGACGGCTCGAGCGCAGTCTGGCATCGTGAACGGCTCTGAGGCGCACTGACCCGACGGCTCGAGCGCAGTCTGGCATCGTGAACGGCTCTGACGCAAAGACGCAAAGGGCGCGAAGGACGCAAAGAGGTTTGCGCCACGTGCCACGTCTTGCGTGCCACGCCATGAAGAAGGCTGTGGGAACTGCGGTTGCGGTTGCAGTTCCCACAGCCTTCTTGGGCTCCTCGTTTCGCCGACAGATGCCGTGCGACAGGACTCTTTGCGTGCTTTGCGCTTCTTCGCGTCTTTGCGTCTTTGCGTCTTTGCGTCAAAGCTGTTCAAAGATGCCCGCCGATCACGAACGTCAGGACGACGCAAGCAGACCGTGACACCACGCGACGAGGCGCGAAAGCATGCCCTTCGCGCTCGCGAAGAAGTCGGGCGCGAAGTAGTCGTGCATGGCGTCAGCGGGCGTGATGATGGCCACCTCGGGGCCGGTGCCACGGTGCAATGCCTTCACGAGGAACTCGCGCTCGGCGGCGATGCGGCCGAAGAGCGACAGGCGCAGCTGCACGGTGCCCGGCGCGGTGTCGAACGACTGGCGCACCAGCACCAGCAGGTGCGTGCCACCACGTGCGGCGAGCGGATCACCCTCGTCGATCGCGACGGACGGGAGCAGCAGGTCGCGCCGCCCCGCCGTGCCATCCGACCGGATGGTGATGCCGGCATCGAGTTCGACCAGGATCTCGGCACGCCGCGCGTCGAGCTCGGATGGCGACATGCGGCCGTCACCGTCCGCGTCCCAGCGATGGAGCGCCGAGACGGGGACCGAAAGGGCGGCGAACACCGCGTTGTCGCGCACGTTGAGCGTGCCCTGCTGCGCCGGCATGAGGTGCGCATGCGCCGGTGTCGCACGAAGCAGCAGGGCGACTGCGAGCGCCACCAGCCGATCTACGTTGCGCATCACCCGGCCCCGACGGCGCCCTTCACGCAGCGCTGGATGTACGGGAACGTGTCGGTGATGTAGTAGTGGTAGGTGCCGTTCGGGAACTCCGGCGTCACGCCCGTGCGCCCGTTGCACTCGTCCAGGTCACCACTGCCCGCCGCGTACTCGTAGTCGGCCGTGAAGGTGCCCATCGGAAAGATCGACACCGCCGGGCGGCCCGCCTCCGGCGTCGCCTTGAGGCGCCAGCTCGGCACCATCGCGCGCACCGCGGACGTCGCGCTGGTGGCGGTCGCATATCCGTAGCGGGCATACACGGGGAAGCCATCGACGCTGAAGCCGACGAGCGTCATCGCGACGCCCTTGTTCAGCTTCGTGAGGTACGCCTCCGGCATGCCATGGTAGTGGTACTGCCCGTTCGGCTGCGTGTGGGCATTGCTCTCGTCGGTGCCGAAGACGAAGGCGCCGCCGATCGCCTCGAGCCGCCACGGATCCGTGGTGCCACCGATCGCGTTGCAGCCCGCTCCCGGTGCGGTGGAGGTGGCCGTCGGCGCACACGAGCCGGCGGTGGCGGGATCGAGCTTCACGCCGTTCAGCGCGTAGCCCGGCACGAACGTCAGGCCGGTCGTGATGCTGGACTGGAGCACCGGCGCGAGGCGCATGGACACGTGAACCGACTGCACCGACATGGCAGTTGCGAACGAGCCGGAGGTCACCGGGTGGTTCGGGATGCCGTTCGCGGTGAGGGTGCGTGTGATGCCGGCGCAGGTCCACTGCGAGGTGCTGGGGGCGTTGACCCGCGTGCTGCCGTTGAACTCCGAGATGCTGAGGCCGCAGGCGACACCGAGTGAGGTGCCGGGATCGGTGGGCGTGGTGGTGGGGTCGTCGGACGAACCGCACGCCTGCATGGCGGTGAGCCCGCAGAGGGCGATGAGGGACGTGGTGCGCATGGAAGCCTCTGGGGTGGAGTGTGCCGGTCACGGCAGGGCGACGGTTGGACACCGGCAGCCAGTCGGTCATTCCCCGACATCGGGCGTTCCCCCGACTGTCCAGCGCCCGGGCACCGGCGCACGTTTGGCGATCGGGGACCGTCGTCCCCGCCCATCCACCGTGCCGGAGCCCACCCGATGACCCGATCCACCCTCCGCAGGCTGCTCCTCACCGCCGGGCTCGCGCTCGGCGCCGTCCCCACCCCGGCCATCGCCCAAGGCGGCGGCCCGCTCCCCGACAGCATCAAGGCCAGGCGCTGGGCCACCGAGAACGAGCTCCAGTCGCTGGCGGTCGTCAACCGCAAGGTGATGATCCGCATGCGCGACGGCATCCGCATCCCGGCCGACATCTACGTGCCCAGGGACTCGACGAAGAAGTACCCGGCGATCTGGTCGCGCACGCCGTACAACTTCAACTACTGGGACGTGCAGAACGGCGTGCCGCGCGACATGAGTGCGGCGCTCTACGCCATCAAGCGCGGGTACGCCTGGGTGGACATGCAGGAGCGCGGGCACTTCTTCGCCGAGGGGAACTACGACATCCTCGGCGCACCGCTGTCCGATGGCGATGACGAGCTGAAGTACCTCACCAGCCAGCGCTGGTCGAACGGCAAGGTCGGCGCGACCGGCTGTTCCTCCACCGCCGAGTGGCAGCCGGCCGTCGCCTCGCTCGGCAACCCCGGCTTCGCCGCCATGAACGTGCAGGGGTTCGGCGCCGGCGTGGGCAAGATCGGGCCCTACTGGGAGATGGGGAACTGGTACCGCGGCGGGGCGGTGCAGATGCTCTTCATCGACTGGCTGATGGGTGAGCAGAACCAGGTGCGTCCGATGTTCCCGGCCAGCACCACGCAGGAAGAGCTGATCCGCGTGTCGAAGTCGTTCGACCTCGCACAGCGGCTGCCCCCCGTGGACTGGGCCAAGGCCTTCTGGCACCTGCCCACCATGGACCTGATCAAGAACCTGGACGGCCCGCACGGCATCTTCGCCGACTCGATGCCCGTGGCCACCGGCGGGGCGATGATCCGGCGCGCGCCGAACGATCCCGCCTGGCGCCGTGGCGGGCTGTGGCACGAGGACATGCCGATCAACATCCCCGGCCTCTGGTTCATGTCGTGGTACGACGTGTCGACAGGCCCGAACATCGCGATGTACAACCACGTCGTGCAGACGGCGAAGGGCACCGGTGCCGGCAACCAGTGGATGATCATCGCCCCGGTCGCCCACTGCTCGTACACGCGCGCCACCGAGCACACCGTGGTCGGCGAGCGGGACATGGGTGACGCCCGCCTCGGCTACCAGAACATCGTCTACACCTTCTTCGACCAGTTCCTGAAGGACAACGGCAGCCGCGGCATGGACACCATCCCGAAGGTGCACTACTACGTGATGGGGAAGAACGAGTGGCGGACCTCCGACCGGTGGCCGGTGAAGGACGCGTCACCGTTGACCTTCCACCTAGGCAGCGGCGGCAATGCCAACACGCTCGATGGCGACGGGCGCCTGGCGCTCGCCCCGCAGCGCAGCGACAAGCCGGACCGGTTCGCCTACGACCCGATGAAGCCCGTGATGTCGCTCGGTGGAAACGTCTGCTGCCAGGGCAACGCGGTGCGCGCCGGTGCCATGGACCAGCGCCCGACCGAGGCCCGTCCCGACGTGCTGGTGTACACCTCCGAGCCCTTCGCCGAGGGCATGGAGCTGAGTGGGCCGATCATCCCGACGCTCTACGTGTCCTCGGACGCGAAGGACACGGACTTCACGGTGAAGGTGATCGACGTCTACCCCGACGGCCGCGCCTACAACCTGGACGAGTCCATCCAGCGCATGCGCTACCGCGAGGGATACGACAAGCCGCCGGTGATGATGGAGAACGGCAAGGTGTACAAGGTCACGTTCCAGCCGCTGAACACCAGCAACTGGTTCGCCCCGGGCCATCGCCTGCGCATCGAGGTGTCGAGCAGCAACTTCCCGCGCTTCGACCGCAACCTGAACACCGGGGGCGACAACTTCAGCGAGACGCAGGGCGTGGTCGCCAACAACGTGGTGCACCACTCGGCGCGGTACCCGTCCACGATCACGGTGACCGTCGTGAAGCCGACGGTCGTTCCGTGACCGTGCGGAGATCGTAAACGGCTTTGACGCAAAGGCGCAAAGGGCGCGAAGGACGCAAAGAGTCCCGGCGCGCTGCAGCTGTCGGCGAAGCGCGTGGCGTGAACGTGCTGGGGGAACTGCAACGGCAACTGCAGTTCCCCCAATGCCCTTCTTTCGCATGCCGCAGACACGGACCGTCTGCGCAGACCGCTTTGCGTCCTTCGCGCCCTTTGCGCCTTTGCGTCAACGCGGTTCGAGATGCCATCGCGACGCAGACGCCTGAGAGTGTTGCCAATGTGGTGTCAGGGGGCATTTTGGATCCGGCGGGGCACGCGGGATGCCCCGACTTCACCCTTGCCCTGGGGTATACATGTCGACCGATGCACCGCGCGAGGGCACGGCACCGCCTCGCGACGCCCTCACCCGCCGTGAGTTCTCGAAGGTGGCCGCGGGCCTCGCGCTCGCGCCCGGGCTGATCGAGTCACACCTCGCGACACCGGCGCCGCACGCCGCCAGCACGGCGGCGTGGCCCGGGTACGACGGGGCCATGGTGATCGACTTCCTGGCCAGCGCCGGGCCGTTCAACACCCCAGTCTCCGTGGATGCGCTCACACCGGAGATGCTGCGCAATGTGCAGGAGTCCGGCATCACGGCGATCAACCTCACCATCGGCGGCCGCAATCCGGAGGAGGTGTTCACCACCATCGCGCGCTGGGAGCGTGACCTCGAGCGTCATCCCGGCGTGCTGATGAAGATCCGCACCAGCAGCGACCTGCAGGTGGCGAAGCGCGAGCGGAAGCTCGGCCTGATCTACGGCTTCCAGGATGGCGTGGCGATCGACCGTGACCTGTCCCGTGTCGCACTGTACCACGCCTTCGGGCTGCGCATCGTGCAGCTCACCTACAACGTGCGCAACCTGTTCGGCGACGGCTGCCTGCAGCCGGAGAACGGTGGCCTCACGCCCCTCGGCCGCGAGCTGGTCGAGCGGCTCAATGCGCAGGGCGTGATCGTGGATCTCGGCCACTGCGGCCAGCGCACGACCGCCGAGGCCATCGCGCACTCGGGGAGGCCGGTGGCGATCAGCCATTCCGCGTGCCGGGCCATCGCCGACCGGCCGCGCAGCAAGCGGGATGCCGAGTTGAAGGCGATGGCCGACAAGGGCGGCGTGATCGGCCTCTACCTCATGCCCTTCCTCTCGATGCAGGGCCAGCCCACGTCCGACGACCTGTTGCGCCACATCGAGCATGCCGTGAACGTGTGCGGCGAGGACCATGTCGGTATCGGGAGCGACCTCTCGATCACGCCGCACGTGGTGGACGACGCGTACATGCGCACGCACCGCACCTTCGTCGAGGGCCGGCTCAAGGCCGGCATCGCCGCGCCGGGTGAGGACCCCGACGTGCCGATGTTCGTCTCGGACCTCAACACCCCGCGGCGCATGGAGCGCATCGCCGAGAAGCTGCAGCAGCGCGGGCACGGGGCGGCGCGGATCGAGAAGATCCTCGGGGGCAACTTCGCCCGCCTCATCCGGGACACCTGGCTTCGCTAGTGTCGGGCATCGCTGAACAGCGTTGACGCAAAGACGCACAGGGCGCGAAGGACGCAATGAGGTCCGCGCAACAGGTCGGTTTCTGCGAGGCACACCACAAGACGGGCTGGGGGAACTGCAGTTGCCGTTGCAGTTCCCCCAGCCCTTCATACCCATCGCTTCACCAACATGTGGAGCGCGACAGAACCATTGCGTCCTTCGCGCCCTTAGCGCCTTTGCGTCAAAGCCGTTCAGGATGCCCGCAGAACGCGCGAGCTAGAACCGGAAGCCGTAGCCGACGCTGAGCAGCCAGGGATCGACCTTCACCTTCGAGACCGTCGTGCCGGCCGACTTCACGTCGCTGCCGATCGTCACCTTCTTCACGTCGAAGTTGATGAACTGGCCCGGGCGCACCTGCACATCCGCACCCACC contains:
- a CDS encoding membrane dipeptidase; translation: MSTDAPREGTAPPRDALTRREFSKVAAGLALAPGLIESHLATPAPHAASTAAWPGYDGAMVIDFLASAGPFNTPVSVDALTPEMLRNVQESGITAINLTIGGRNPEEVFTTIARWERDLERHPGVLMKIRTSSDLQVAKRERKLGLIYGFQDGVAIDRDLSRVALYHAFGLRIVQLTYNVRNLFGDGCLQPENGGLTPLGRELVERLNAQGVIVDLGHCGQRTTAEAIAHSGRPVAISHSACRAIADRPRSKRDAELKAMADKGGVIGLYLMPFLSMQGQPTSDDLLRHIEHAVNVCGEDHVGIGSDLSITPHVVDDAYMRTHRTFVEGRLKAGIAAPGEDPDVPMFVSDLNTPRRMERIAEKLQQRGHGAARIEKILGGNFARLIRDTWLR
- a CDS encoding amidohydrolase family protein, translated to MRTFLSGYSVASVAAALVVGCTLSAQPTPFDIVIRGGRVLDPESGLDAIRAIGIRGGRIAAISTGALTGRRVIDARGLVVSPGFIDLHSHGQDDENYRVMAMDGVTTALELEAGTADVAKFYADRAGRALINFGAAASHIKARMTVLHDAGIASNTLLPLDSAGYVVATAAQVAEMRRFIERGLDAGGLGVGMGLQYTPAATRQEVLEAFRSAASRAAPVFVHTRSWGDAEPGSSVESYLEVIGASAITGAPLHIVHLNSTSLSNTPHTLAMVAEARQRGLDVTTEAYPYVAGATELSSPLLDRYMNAPDSVFGSLMLVRTGERLTRETFLRNRKNPGEKVILFVNTPAMEAMAITSPLTAIASDGRIEDGKGHPRTAGTFARVLGHYVRETQQLTLMQAVTKMTLLPARRLERRAPVFRGKGRLRVGADADIAVFDPATVIDRATYAQPALPSAGFRFVLVHGVPVVSDGALVSGVFPGRGARAPER
- a CDS encoding CocE/NonD family hydrolase encodes the protein MTRSTLRRLLLTAGLALGAVPTPAIAQGGGPLPDSIKARRWATENELQSLAVVNRKVMIRMRDGIRIPADIYVPRDSTKKYPAIWSRTPYNFNYWDVQNGVPRDMSAALYAIKRGYAWVDMQERGHFFAEGNYDILGAPLSDGDDELKYLTSQRWSNGKVGATGCSSTAEWQPAVASLGNPGFAAMNVQGFGAGVGKIGPYWEMGNWYRGGAVQMLFIDWLMGEQNQVRPMFPASTTQEELIRVSKSFDLAQRLPPVDWAKAFWHLPTMDLIKNLDGPHGIFADSMPVATGGAMIRRAPNDPAWRRGGLWHEDMPINIPGLWFMSWYDVSTGPNIAMYNHVVQTAKGTGAGNQWMIIAPVAHCSYTRATEHTVVGERDMGDARLGYQNIVYTFFDQFLKDNGSRGMDTIPKVHYYVMGKNEWRTSDRWPVKDASPLTFHLGSGGNANTLDGDGRLALAPQRSDKPDRFAYDPMKPVMSLGGNVCCQGNAVRAGAMDQRPTEARPDVLVYTSEPFAEGMELSGPIIPTLYVSSDAKDTDFTVKVIDVYPDGRAYNLDESIQRMRYREGYDKPPVMMENGKVYKVTFQPLNTSNWFAPGHRLRIEVSSSNFPRFDRNLNTGGDNFSETQGVVANNVVHHSARYPSTITVTVVKPTVVP
- a CDS encoding DHA2 family efflux MFS transporter permease subunit, giving the protein MPGRTRTPHATATISTPESRAADAAAFVRRYRWLILLGLITAAIMEVLDTTIVNVALPQMAGNLSATQQEIGWVSTGYILANVIFLPMTAFFASRFGRRRYLTASILLFIVASVACGFSTSLIQLVFWRIVQGAGGAALLSTAQATLRQIFPKEEQGLVQAVFMLGVIVAPTLGPTLGGWITDNYTWNWCFFINLPIGIVSMFLVSSFLRDPPDQQAHTGDVDWLGIALLSVGVGCLQYVLEEGNAKDWFEDGLIVRLSVVAAVSIGTMLWWELHPRNTHPVVNFRVLKNRQLSSSLFLFIALGFGLYGGVFLFPLFAQGILHFTPTETGLVMLPGGLATMASALLCGALLNGAKPKADPRVLIALGVLLFAISMWQMGSLTTAAGADDVQTALLIRGFGLGLLFVPINSVAYASIKPSEAQQAAGLINLSRQLGGAFGIAVLANQVAKHTAIHRGDLIASVTAGGLLAEERVRMMAQAFLSRGMDAQAAHQAALSALNGQVQRQAMMLSFNDAWFFVLLVFLLVSPSILLLRKPGAGPKPVVEAH
- a CDS encoding YHYH protein; the encoded protein is MRTTSLIALCGLTAMQACGSSDDPTTTPTDPGTSLGVACGLSISEFNGSTRVNAPSTSQWTCAGITRTLTANGIPNHPVTSGSFATAMSVQSVHVSMRLAPVLQSSITTGLTFVPGYALNGVKLDPATAGSCAPTATSTAPGAGCNAIGGTTDPWRLEAIGGAFVFGTDESNAHTQPNGQYHYHGMPEAYLTKLNKGVAMTLVGFSVDGFPVYARYGYATATSATSAVRAMVPSWRLKATPEAGRPAVSIFPMGTFTADYEYAAGSGDLDECNGRTGVTPEFPNGTYHYYITDTFPYIQRCVKGAVGAG